In Eupeodes corollae chromosome X, idEupCoro1.1, whole genome shotgun sequence, the following proteins share a genomic window:
- the LOC129953385 gene encoding uncharacterized protein LOC129953385 produces MAEPTLDELKQQRASTKGSISRIKNIVESNSNALTSTELECRLGILESYFKQILAYQTKIEVLLPTDTSRGEIEDLYITAKTKILSLLGTGRRSSIADMTVSTVPHTISHLPKQRLPKFSGRYSDYKNFINSYNNLVENDLSLTKIEKFNYLLSCLSDQALGTVKAFQVTEANYPKALLSLKERYDNDCLIFLEYISQLIELPKVQKASSVSLRSLVDNISALISSLLSIGSHENICNAIIIHIAMSKVDTDTQSKWDEQLDYKKLPDWKDCASILNKRCQYLEARDSKQIRLEQCVKTFNKHSSTKPTIVNPHRPQTSLAANQRSCILCRDLNHSITNCKKFLELSVMDRFWKTKKLGLCLNCLGKGHSVLRCPSSYKCKTCKQAHHSLLHRTQPADTNSGINPPSDTSGQSTSAATHSAMEKEQVPEAQVILATALVLIKDSSEGFQLGRVLLDSGSQVNFINEKFANSLGLRKHRKNVDIVGIGVTETKIKYQTQSTIRSRYSNFEISLEFLVAPSITGYQPEASLNVSSWNLPSNLELADENFNQPSQIDLLLGAEAFFDLLESGQIKLGEGLPSLQQTALGWIVSGRYKSKYNTTKKASCVANTLEVGLDKYFEKFFEFEEIQGLRSIWSEEQNECEKHFIDTIKVLPSGRLMVQLPFKKHPSCLGGSYDIAFRRFLSLERRLSKNASIKSQYSDFLKEYERLGHMSLVPNPNLDEDHYYLPHQYVLRPDSVSTKLRVVFDASCRTSSQISLNGILMVGPTIQDELLIILLRFRLYRYALTADIVKMYRQFLVHPSDRKFQFILWRENEHTPIQTYQLNTITYGTSSAPFLAIRCLQYLAEINVERFSQGAAVLKSDFYVDDMLTGADDLDTLCQKRNEVVSILSTAGLELSKWNSNHIALIEEATPKDIKLTESNLTSTLGISWNPRADEFIFSYKPNWVYTKYTKRSILSLSSSLFDPMGLLSPIIIRAKILLQQLWIEKFDWDENISPNLETEWRQFMTDLNSIQNLPIPRYVFLENNIRFQIHGFADASMKGYGCCIYLRSIDNSGSVGVKLLVAKSRVAPAKKRTLPRLELCAAHLLSKLWVTIQRVIVKHYNETYFWTDSSIVLHWISTHSSKLNTFVGNRVAEIQDTTKEVVWKHVPTSDNPADIVSRGCTAEELKSSIWFRGPDFLIEDEERWPCSLGASPPPEDLLLEHRKTVLVCQKDKNYYLNLIEKVSSYTKVLRIFAYVKRYLNLRLLRIPFPGRYLTAGELDYSLLTIVNVIQMEYFAKEIQAVKSNSKLQGSTKWLCPFIEDRNGLLLLRVGGRLKHADIPEENKHPMLLPKDCNFSKELIRHLHYSNYNAGPKALVALTRQRFWIINVRQLARSVIRRCTHCARYRPKLYDQVMGDLPAERLTSSRPFLCCGVDFCGPIYTYYKIRGKVPYKTYVAVFVCFASKAVHLEAVSDLSADAFIGALKRMIGRRGIPKDIHCDNATNFVGAQSKLSELRDMLFKKSNQENLINYCTNSNINFHFIPPRAPNFGGIWEAAVKVAKGHLYRSLGNAKLSFEELSTALVEIEAIMNSRPITSISTDPNDFEALTPAHLLIGSSLKAIPELLTEVSDISYLERWRRINAVKTHFWKRWSNEYVTELQGRGKWTTSSPNIAIGSLVIIHEDNLPPQKWLLGRVTKVIEGPDGRVRVADVKTQRGTFRRPIRKLAAIPS; encoded by the coding sequence atggcTGAACCAACACTTGatgaattaaaacaacaacgagCTTCTACTAAAGGAAGTATATCTCGGATAAAGAATATCGTGGAATCCAATTCTAACGCCCTAACTTCAACTGAACTTGAATGTCGTCTAGGAATTTTGGAGtcgtattttaaacaaatattagcaTATCAAACCAAAATAGAAGTTTTATTACCAACAGATACTAGTAGAGGTGAAATAGAAGATTTGTACATCAccgcaaaaactaaaattctttCGCTTTTGGGTACTGGTAGACGAAGTAGTATCGCAGACATGACAGTTTCTACTGTCCCACATACAATTAGTCATCTTCCAAAACAACGTTTACCAAAGTTTAGTGGAAGATATTCAGactataaaaattttataaattcgtaCAACAATTTGGTAGAAAATGATTTAAGtttgacaaaaatagaaaaatttaattacttgCTTTCTTGTTTGAGTGATCAAGCTCTTGGCACAGTTAAGGCTTTTCAAGTCACGGAAGCCAATTATCCCAAGGCACTTCTTAGTTTGAAAGAGCGCTATGATAATGATTGCCTCATTTTCTTAGAATATATCTCACAGCTGATCGAATTACCTAAGGTTCAAAAAGCTTCTTCTGTTTCTCTACGGAGCTTGGTAGACAATATTTCGGCGTTGATTAGTTCGCTACTTTCTATAGGATCGCATGAGAATATTTGTAACGCAATAATAATTCATATTGCGATGTCGAAGGTTGACACAGATACACAATCGAAGTGGGATGAACAACTGGACTATAAGAAGTTGCCGGATTGGAAGGATTGTGCAAGCATACTCAATAAACGGTGCCAATATTTGGAAGCAAGAGATAGCAAGCAGATTCGTTTGGAACAATGCGTGAAGACATTCAACAAACATTCATCAACAAAGCCAACAATAGTAAATCCTCATCGCCCACAAACTTCGCTTGCTGCAAACCAACGATCCTGCATCTTATGTCGAGACCTTAACCATTCaattacaaattgtaaaaaatttcttgaACTTTCGGTTATGGATAGATTTtggaaaaccaaaaaactaGGCTTGTGTCTGAATTGTTTAGGGAAGGGTCATAGTGTATTAAGATGTCCATCGTCTTATAAGTGCAAGACTTGCAAACAAGCACATCATAGCCTTTTGCATAGGACTCAACCTGCAGACACCAATTCTGGTATTAATCCTCCCTCAGATACATCTGGTCAAAGCACATCAGCTGCAACTCATTCCGCAATGGAAAAAGAGCAAGTTCCTGAAGCACAAGTTATTTTAGCAACAGCATTAGTTCTTATCAAGGACTCATCGGAAGGCTTTCAACTCGGTAGGGTTCTACTAGATTCTGGTTCAcaagtcaattttattaatgaaaagttCGCCAATTCACTTGGTCTAAGGAAACATCGTAAGAATGTTGACATCGTCGGAATAGGAGtgactgaaacaaaaataaaatatcaaactcAATCAACAATCCGTTCACGATATAGCAACTTTGAAATTTCTCTCGAGTTTTTAGTTGCACCTTCCATCACTGGGTATCAGCCTGAAGCATCTCTCAATGTAAGCAGTTGGAATCTACCTTCTAATTTAGAGCTTGCTGATGAGAATTTTAATCAACCGTCACAAATCGATTTATTATTAGGGGCTGAAGCTTTCTTCGATTTATTAGAATCAGGTCAGATAAAACTCGGAGAGGGTCTTCCATCATTGCAACAAACTGCATTAGGATGGATTGTATCTGGAAGatacaaatcaaaatacaaCACTACAAAGAAAGCATCGTGCGTAGCCAATACACTTGAAGTTGGtcttgataaatattttgaaaaattctttgaatttgaagaaattcaaggtCTACGGTCAATATGGTCTGAAGAGCAGAATGAATGCGAAAAGCATTTCATAGACACAATTAAGGTGCTTCCTAGCGGTCGGCTTATGGTACAACTACCTTTCAAAAAACATCCTAGCTGTCTTGGAGGCTCTTACGATATTGCTTTTAGAAGATTTTTGTCGCTTGAGCGTAGGTTATCCAAAAATGCATCAATAAAAAGTCAATATTctgatttcttaaaagaataCGAACGTTTAGGTCACATGTCTCTAGTTCCCAATCCAAACCTTGATGAAGATCATTATTATCTTCCGCATCAATATGTATTAAGGCCTGATAGCGTATCAACAAAGTTACGTGTAGTCTTCGACGCATCTTGCCGCACATCAtcacaaatttctttaaatggaATACTAATGGTGGGTCCTACTATACAGGATGAGCTTTTGATTATTTTGCTACGTTTTAGACTTTATCGATACGCGCTAACTGCAGATATCGTTAAGATGTATAGGCAATTCCTTGTGCATCCATCGGATAGGAAATTCCAATTCATCTTATGGAGAGAAAACGAACATACCCCAATACAAACTTACCAGCTCAATACCATAACTTACGGCACATCATCTGCACCCTTTTTAGCAATTCGCTGTCTTCAGTATTTGGCTGAAATTAACGTCGAACGTTTTAGTCAAGGTGCTGCTGTTCTTAAGTCGGACTTTTACGTTGATGACATGCTAACTGGGGCAGACGACTTGGATACTCTTTGTCAAAAACGGAATGAAGTCGTTTCAATTTTGAGTACAGCTGGCTTAGAACTTTCGAAGTGGAACAGCAATCATATCGCTTTAATTGAAGAAGCTACACCAAAGGACATCAAATTGACTGAATCCAATCTCACCAGTACGTTAGGTATTTCTTGGAACCCTCGTGCTGatgaattcattttttcatacaaaccTAATTGGGTCtatacaaaatacacaaaaagatCTATTCTCTCGCTTTCGTCGTCTCTTTTTGATCCAATGGGCTTGCTTAGTCCAATAATTATCCGGGCTAAGATACTGCTACAACAGCTTTGGATAGAAAAATTCGATTGGGACGAAAATATTTCTCCAAATCTCGAGACAGAGTGGCGTCAATTCATGACAGATCTCAACTCAATTCAAAATCTTCCAATTCCTCGATACGTTTTTCTAGAAAACAATATCAGATTCCAGATACATGGGTTCGCAGACGCATCTATGAAAGGGTATGGCTGCTGCATTTATCTGCGGAGCATTGACAATAGTGGGTCCGTAGGAGTGAAACTTTTAGTCGCCAAATCCAGAGTTGCTCCTGCAAAGAAGAGAACACTTCCCCGCCTAGAGCTCTGCGCAGCACATCTCTTATCCAAACTTTGGGTAACAATACAAAGGGTCATCGTCAAGCACTACAATGAAACTTACTTTTGGACTGATTCGTCAATAGTTCTGCACTGGATATCCACACATTCTTCGAAGCTAAATACTTTCGTTGGTAATAGAGTAGCTGAAATCCAGGACACAACAAAGGAGGTGGTCTGGAAACATGTTCCAACTTCTGACAATCCAGCAGATATAGTTTCTCGAGGATGTACAGCGGAAGagcttaaaagttcaatttggTTCAGGGGTCCAGATTTCTTGATCGAGGATGAAGAAAGGTGGCCATGTTCATTAGGAGCTTCTCCTCCTCCAGAAGATTTATTGCTAGAACACAGGAAAACTGTTTTAGTttgtcaaaaagacaaaaactattatctcaatttaattgaaaaggtTAGCTCGTACACCAAAGTTTTGAGAATCTTTGCTTACGTAAAAAGATATCTCAATTTACGATTACTGAGGATTCCATTCCCAGGTCGATACCTTACAGCTGGGGAGTTAGATTATTCGTTACTCACCATAGTTAATGTCATACAAATGGAGTATTTTGCGAAGGAGATCCAGGCAGTAAAATCAAACTCAAAACTTCAAGGATCGACAAAATGGTTATGTCCTTTTATCGAGGACAGAAATGGTCTTTTGTTGTTGAGAGTAGGTGGCAGATTGAAACATGCTGACATTCCAGAGGAAAACAAACATCCGATGTTGCTTCCAAAAGATTGCAATTTCAGCAAAGAACTTATTCGACATTTGCACTATTCTAACTACAATGCAGGTCCAAAGGCTCTTGTGGCGCTAACGAGACAAAGATTTTGGATCATCAATGTTCGACAGTTGGCACGCAGCGTTATTCGAAGGTGCACTCATTGTGCAAGATATCGACCGAAGTTATATGACCAAGTAATGGGAGATTTGCCTGCAGAAAGATTAACATCTTCACGTCCATTTTTATGCTGTGGGGTTGATTTCTGTGGTCCTATTTACACATACTACAAAATCAGGGGGAAGGTGCCTTATAAAACCTATGTGGCAGTTTTTGTCTGCTTCGCTTCGAAAGCGGTTCACTTAGAAGCTGTATCAGACCTTTCAGCAGACGCTTTTATAGGAGCATTAAAAAGAATGATAGGTCGTAGAGGTATTCCCAAAGACATCCACTGTGACAACGCGACAAATTTTGTTGGCGCACAGTCAAAACTAAGCGAGTTGCGAGATATGTTGTTCAAAAAATCCAACCAAGAAAATCTCATTAATTATTGTACTAATTCcaatataaattttcattttatacccCCCAGGGCACCCAATTTTGGTGGAATTTGGGAAGCTGCAGTTAAAGTCGCTAAGGGTCATTTGTATCGCAGCCTTGGAAACGCCAAATTGTCATTCGAAGAGCTGTCAACTGCACTTGTAGAGATTGAGGCCATCATGAATTCGAGGCCTATTACTTCTATATCAACAGATCCAAACGACTTCGAAGCCCTAACACCAGCACATCTCCTGATCGGGTCCTCTCTCAAGGCGATTCCCGAACTATTGACTGAGGTATCCGACATAAGCTATCTCGAAAGGTGGCGGCGAATTAACGCTGTCAAAACTCATTTCTGGAAGCGATGGTCCAACGAGTACGTCACTGAACTGCAAGGTCGTGGAAAGTGGACAACATCAAGTCCAAATATCGCTATCGGCAGCTTGGTCATCATTCACGAAGACAAtttaccaccccaaaaatggctCTTGGGAAGAGTCACCAAAGTCATCGAAGGTCCTGATGGGCGAGTAAGAGTCGCCGATGTTAAAACTCAACGAGGAACATTTCGAAGACCTATTCGCAAATTGGCGGCGATTCCGTCTTGA